A genomic segment from Aegilops tauschii subsp. strangulata cultivar AL8/78 chromosome 1, Aet v6.0, whole genome shotgun sequence encodes:
- the LOC120965387 gene encoding B3 domain-containing protein Os03g0212300-like, with amino-acid sequence MASLEGFEFFEIVIEKSCSRQRLPDKFAKMLAGREPHKVKLREAASGLRRLWDVLVVFNGEGHMYIGPGWDHFARAHELQLGHFLVFRYDGDTMFTVKMFDNTCAACTTSTTTMPAMGAAVGMTRSRAGMTRSSLFWLTTTLL; translated from the exons ATGGCTAGCTTGGAAGGTTTCGAGTTCTTCGAGATCGTAATTGAGAAATCTTGCAGTAGGCAG aggctgcctgacaagTTTGCGAAGATGCTCGCCGGCCGTGAGCCCCACAAAGTGAAGCTGCGGGAGGCCGCCAGCGGGcttcgcaggctgtgggacgtgtTGGTGGTGTTCAATGGCGAAGGCCACATGTACATAGGGCCCGGCTGGGATCATTTCGCCCGCGCCCATGAGCTACAGCTCGGGCACTTCCTTGTCTTCCGCTACGACGGCGACACCATGTTCACCGTGAAGATGTTCGACAACACATGTGCCGCATGTACTACCAGCACGACGACGATGCCA gcaatgggagcagcagtgGGGATGACGAGAAGCAGAGCAGGGATGACGAGGAGCAGTCTATTCTGGCTGACGACGACCTTGCTATGA